The following proteins are encoded in a genomic region of Pyrus communis chromosome 11, drPyrComm1.1, whole genome shotgun sequence:
- the LOC137707849 gene encoding beta-glucosidase 42-like: MAKKGLLKEYDEETHEVCRSDFPPNFVFGVATSAYQVEGACKDGGRGPSIWDAFSHSKANIIDGSNGDVAVDQYHRYKEDVELIAKLGFDAHRFSISWSRIFPDGLGTKINEEGITYYNNFINALLEKGIQPYVTLYHWDLPLYLHENMGGWVNKQIVEYFSVYADTCFASFGDRVKDWITFNEPLQTAINGYGVGIFAPGRHECSSTEPYLVAHHQLLAHAAAVSIYRSKYKDKQGGQIGLVIDCEWAEANSDTIEDKVAAARRLDFQLGWYLDPIYHGEYPKVMRERLGDRLPIFSEKDKELLKNSVDFIGLNHYTSRFIAHGKDDHDEGDFYKAQGIERVDEWEAGEAIGEKAASEWLYVVPWGMHKVLNYIAQRYNNPPIYVTENGMDDEDNDTSPLHEMLDDKLRVSYFKRYLSAVAKAIRDGADVRGYFAWSLLDNFEWAQGYTKRFGLVYVDYKNGLSRHPKSSAYWFMRFFKGVEGKYGKEE; this comes from the exons ATGGCAAAGAAGGGCTTGTTGAAGGAATATGACGAAGAAACTCATGAAGTCTGTCGCAGTGACTTTCCTCCCAACTTCGTTTTTGGCGTTGCCACTTCTGCATATCAA GTAGAGGGAGCCTGCAAGGACGGTGGTAGGGGTCCCAGCATTTGGGATGCTTTTTCACACTCAAAAG CGAATATCATTGATGGAAGCAATGGGGACGTTGCAGTGGATCAATATCATCGGTATAAG GAAGATGTTGAACTCATTGCCAAGTTGGGGTTTGATGCTCATCGTTTTTCCATATCATGGTCTCGAATATTCCCTG ATGGTTTGGGAACCAAAATCAATGAAGAAGGGATTACTTACTATAACAATTTCATTAATGCTCTCCTTGAAAAGG GCATCCAACCTTATGTAACACTGTACCATTGGGATCTACCCTTGTACCTTCATGAGAATATGGGAGGGTGGGTGAATAAGCAAATTGT AGAATACTTCTCAGTCTATGCAGACACCTGCTTTGCAAGCTTTGGCGATAGAGTAAAGGACTGGATCACTTTTAATGAGCCTCTTCAGACTGCTATTAATGGTTATGGTGTTGGGATATTTGCTCCTGGAAGGCATGAATGCTCGTCAACAGAACCATATTTGGTTGCACACCACCAACTATTGGCACATGCTGCTGCTGTTTCCATATACCGAAGCAAGTATAAG GACAAGCAAGGGGGACAAATTGGCTTGGTCATAGACTGTGAATGGGCAGAGGCTAATTCAGACACAATTGAAGATAAAGTTGCTGCAGCAAGGCGCCTAGATTTTCAGCTTGGATG GTACTTAGATCCAATATATCATGGGGAATACCCCAAAGTTATGCGCGAAAGACTTGGAGATCGGCTTCCCATATTTTCAGAGAAAGATAAGGAGTTGCTTAAGAACTCAGTAGACTTTATTGGTCTGAATCACTATACATCAAGATTTATTGCTCATGGAAAAGATGACCATGATGAGGGTGATTTTTATAAAGCACAAGGGATAGAGAGAGTTG ATGAATGGGAAGCGGGTGAGGCTATTGGTGAGAAG GCAGCATCAGAATGGCTGTATGTTGTTCCTTGGGGCATGCATAAGGTTCTGAATTACATAGCGCAGAGATACAATAATCCCCCAATATATGTTACTGAGAATG GTATGGATGACGAAGATAATGACACCTCCCCACTTCATGAAATGCTGGATGACAAACTGAGAGTTAGTTACTTTAAGAGATACCTTTCAGCAGTTGCCAAAGCGATAAG GGATGGGGCAGATGTAAGGGGATACTTTGCGTGGTCGTTACTGGATAACTTTGAGTGGGCTCAAGGATATACCAAgcgttttggtttggtttacgTTGACTATAAGAATGGGCTCTCGAGACACCCGAAATCTTCTGCTTACTGGTTCATGAGGTTCTTCAAAGGTGTTGAAGGCAAATATGGAAAGGAAGAGTAA
- the LOC137708901 gene encoding uncharacterized protein: MEAWIFAITVQFGSVYLSVLFDLVLLNDVLAANTDFVTYAQAPSTPGLFEEPNLFAVQEPMACSDHLDFEDHNLSNLASMGGSENAGRMSGMSAELIYLHTGTFDTSTTRVSENEQNNVSAVPLKDVESSLEPNFTKEIEPLRSTEPVIMRDDSAAQPAGVPIEKENQKEEDHNLRFHHTVAQEQGITDLEEFNTSKHEPLGEIAEMEIDKENFEVADLIVEDIYKVSADVNVRSRLMDKTDDEDALLQMDALCRSPNNKLDAQPIEVDALIVVDRNVEIRACRALKILVFWRTVDGLPAPDILISALFSRQRDYIHVEQAKPFDNVSIRSRVKLMKSDF, translated from the exons ATGGAGGCTTGGATTTTTGCTATTACTGTTCAGTTCGGTTCTGTTTATCTTTCAGTTCTTTTCGATTTGGTTttgttg AATGATGTCCTAGCTGCAAATACTGATTTTGTTACGTATGCTCAAGCTCCATCAACTCCTGGACTATTTGAAGAGCCAAACCTGTTTGCGGTTCAGGAGCCTATGGCCTGCAGTGATCACTTGGATTTTGAAGACCATAATTTATCAAATTTAGCATCCATGGGCGGCTCAGAAAATGCTGGTCGTATGTCAG GCATGTCAGCAGAACTGATTTATCTGCACACTGGAACATTTGATACAAGTACAACAAGGGTTTCCGAAAATGAGCAAAACAATGTTTCTGCGGTACCATTGAAGGATGTGGAATCCTCTCTGGAGCCAAATTTCACTAAAGAAATTGAACCCCTTCGAAGCACTGAACCTGTAATAATGAGAGATGACTCAGCAGCACAGCCTGCTGGCGTTCCTATTGAGAAGGAAAACCAGAAGGAAGAAGATCATAACCTAAGATTTCACCATACTGTTGCTCAAGAACAGGGGATCACTGACCTGGAAGAATTTAATACTTCCAAACATGAACCCTTGGGGGAGATTGCTGAAATGGAAATtgacaaagaaaattttgaagttgCTGATCTTATTGTAGAAGATATTTACAAGGTGTCAGCTGATGTTAACGTCCGGTCAAGGCTTATGGATAAAACTGATGATGAAGATGCGTTGCTACAGATGGATGCATTATGCAGGTCACCAAATAATAAGTTGGACGCCCAACCCATTGAGGTGGATGCATTGATAGTTGTTGACCGTAATGTCGAAATCAGAGCATGCCGTGCGCTGAAGATACTCGTCTTCTGGAGAACAGTGGATGGTCTTCCCGCACCAG ACATTCTGATATCAGCTCT GTTCTCAAGACAAAGGGATTACATCCATGTGGAACAGGCAAAGCCCTTTGACAACGTCAGCATAAGATCTCGAGTAAAACTCATGAAGTCAGACTTCTAA
- the LOC137708593 gene encoding GTP-binding protein At2g22870, whose product MLLRNRLLTLQITSFLSLPLSPPIKTRPSTLSFRTLLSNPTHPSQNPNPKRHVLAPKAKANPTILDKNVLFMSPGVDPAEEVTENMVLPSSNIVLGPYAGDAKIKEVEFVKSSARAKDCPKHDRPEFGILGRSNVGKSSLINSLVRKKDVALTSKKPGKTKLINHFLVNKSWYFVDLPGYGFAKAPDATRMDWSAFTKGFFLSRDTLVTVLLLVDASVPPQKIDLDCANWLGRNNIPMTFVFTKCDKMRAGKGKRADENLRDFQQFIKDNYRVPPPWIMTSSVTGLGRDELLLHMSQLRNYWDQ is encoded by the exons ATGTTACTCAGAAACCGCCTCCTAACCCTGCAAATCACTTCCTTCTTATCACTGCCTCTTTCCCCACCTATCAAAACCCGACCTTCCACCCTCTCCTTCCGAACCCTCCTCTCAAACCCAACCCATCCGAGccaaaacccaaacccaaaacgCCATGTCCTTGCTCCAAAGGCCAAGGCTAACCCAACAATCCTGGACAAGAACGTCCTGTTCATGTCACCCGGGGTCGACCCAGCCGAGGAGGTGACCGAAAATATGGTCCTACCCAGTTCGAACATCGTGCTCGGACCGTACGCTGGTGACGCCAAGATTAAGGAGGTGGAGTTCGTGAAAAGCAGTGCCAGAGCTAAGGATTGCCCAAAACATGATCGACCCGAATTCGGTATTCTGGGTCGGTCCAATGTGGGCAAGTCCTCACTCATTAATTCCTTGGTTCGCAAGAAGGATGTTGCTCTTACATCTAAGAAACCAG GGAAGACTAAGCTCATCAATCATTTCTTGGTCAACAAAAGTTGGTACTTTGTGGATTTGCCTGGTTATGG GTTTGCTAAAGCTCCAGATGCTACTCGAATGGATTGGTCTGCATTCACAAAAGGTTTCTTTTTGAGCAGAGATACTCTTGTTACCGTCCTACTCCTTGTTGATGCTAGTGTTCCGCCTCAGAAAATCGACCTAGACTGTGCTAATTGGCTTGGACGTAACAAT ATACCCATGACTTTTGTCTTCACCAAGTGTGACAAAATGAGGGCGGGCAAAGGTAAAAGGGCAGATGAGAACCTCAGGGATTTTCAACAGTTTATCAAAGACAACTACCGCGTACCTCCTCCGTGGATCATGACTAGCAGTGTAACTGGCTTGGGCAGGGATGAACTTTTGCTCCACATGTCGCAACTTAGAAACTACTGGGACCAATAG
- the LOC137708902 gene encoding uncharacterized protein: MEPLGSYSSSSSASSSTTKYLSQTIQPTKGSTSNSKQLPHHHSSLHSVQKSSSKPWKKPAVATLPPTPPRIYKVDPINFRELVQRLTCAPEFMETRSLQSVAPPPIDIRVSSVPNHVHSSPEIGSPFSVMYKDLLDTLELSPMPRHQKVHDSTVDSSETLNWQSPSSHHRFSFPLLSPGTLSSITLE; this comes from the coding sequence ATGGAACCATTGGGATCttattcctcttcctcttcagcctcctcctccaccaccaagTACTTGTCCCAAACCATCCAACCAACAAAGGGTTCAACTTCAAACTCAAAGCAGCTTCCCCATCACCATTCATCACTCCACTCGGTTCAAAAATCTTCGTcgaagccatggaagaagcctGCGGTTGCAACACTCCCACCAACCCCACCAAGAATCTACAAAGTTGACCCCATTAACTTCAGGGAGCTTGTCCAGCGCCTCACCTGCGCGCCGGAGTTTATGGAGACTCGGTCTCTCCAGAGCGTAGCGCCTCCACCGATCGATATCCGTGTGTCTTCTGTACCAAATCATGTCCATTCTTCACCAGAAATTGGCTCTCCATTTTCTGTTATGTACaaggacttgttggatactttgGAGCTGAGTCCAATGCCTCGCCATCAGAAGGTGCATGATAGCACAGTGGACTCATCAGAGACACTGAATTGGCAGTCCCCGTCTTCCCATCATCGGTTTTCCTTCCCGCTGCTCAGCCCAGGGACCCTGTCCAGTATCACCCTCGAATAG